In Micromonospora inyonensis, the genomic window ACCGGCAGCCAGGCCGCGTCGGCGGCGTCGCTGGCGGCGACCGGGTCCGGCAGGTCGGGGGCGAAGGCCAGGTGGGCGACGGAGACGATCCGCATCCGGGGGTCGCGGCCCGGGTCGCCGTAGCTGCGGAGCTGTTCGAGGTGGACGCGGCGCATCCGCTCGTCGCCGAGGCCGGTCTCCTCGGCCAGCTCCCGGCGCGCGCCGGTGGCGAGGTCCTCGTCGGGTTGGACGAACCCGCCGGGCAGTGCCCAGTGCCCCGCGTACGGCGGCTGGCCGCGCCGGACGAGCAGCAGGTGCAGCGCACCCTCGCGGATGGTCAGCGCGACCACGTCCACGGTCACCGCGACCGCCGGGTACGCCGACGGGTCGTACCCGGCCAGGAACTCCTGCTCGTCCACCCTGTTCCTCTCAACAAGAGAACAACTCAATCTGAGAACAACTTAGCGCGTGCAGAAGCCCTCGTCCACCCGGAGTGGACCGGCGTCAGGTGACGCGGCCCACTCCGATCCCCGGGCCCGTCCCGACCAGGGAGATCAGGTGATCCGGCCGGTCAGGTGCGGGCGGCCGGTGCGGGCGTCGTGCAGGGCGAACCCACCGTCCGGCATCGTGCTGAAGCTGACCGTCGAGGGAAGCGGGATCGGCAGCTTGAACGCCACCTCCACCGTGTACGCCCCGGGCAGCCGGGGCGCCAGCGCGGCCAGGCAGCGGGCCTTGCTCCACATGCCGTGCGCGATCGGGCGCGGAAAGCCGAGCAGCCGCGCGCCGATCCGCGAGGTGTGGATCGGGTTGTGGTCGCCGGAGACCCGGGCGTAGTCCCGGCCCACCCGCGGACCGACCCGCCACAGCGCCGGCCCGGCCGGAGCCGGGGCCCACTCGCCCTGCCTCTTCCGGTCGCCGGTCGCCGACCGATCCCGGCCGAGGTACGTCGACACGCCCCGCCAGACCTCCTCCCCGTCGACCGATCCCACCAGCACCACGTCGAGTTGCCGGCCGCGCGGGTGCGGACGCAGGTTCTCCGCGTACGTGGTGAAGTCGAGGGTCTCGCCCGCGTCCACCGGACGGCGCACGGTGATCCGGTTGCCCACGTGCACCACGCCGGCCAGCGGGATCGGGAAGTCCGGGGCGCTGATCAGCCGCAACGCCAGCGGGAACCCCATGACGTGCGGGTACGTGCCGGGCAACTCGTCGGTCAGCCG contains:
- a CDS encoding NUDIX hydrolase, which codes for MDEQEFLAGYDPSAYPAVAVTVDVVALTIREGALHLLLVRRGQPPYAGHWALPGGFVQPDEDLATGARRELAEETGLGDERMRRVHLEQLRSYGDPGRDPRMRIVSVAHLAFAPDLPDPVAASDAADAAWLPVDALGSRQLAFDHARIVEEGLERARAKLEYTPLATRFLDAEFTISELRGVYETVWGHPLHAGNFHRKVLSVPGFVESTGATTERGGARGGPRAKLYRAGDARLLHPALLRPAREEEIR
- a CDS encoding MaoC/PaaZ C-terminal domain-containing protein, which gives rise to MPASGPLYRRAVLGALPGMGGQRSGDLPDAALAVRGVPVDRARLADYDRVCGFRLTDELPGTYPHVMGFPLALRLISAPDFPIPLAGVVHVGNRITVRRPVDAGETLDFTTYAENLRPHPRGRQLDVVLVGSVDGEEVWRGVSTYLGRDRSATGDRKRQGEWAPAPAGPALWRVGPRVGRDYARVSGDHNPIHTSRIGARLLGFPRPIAHGMWSKARCLAALAPRLPGAYTVEVAFKLPIPLPSTVSFSTMPDGGFALHDARTGRPHLTGRIT